In Arachis hypogaea cultivar Tifrunner chromosome 17, arahy.Tifrunner.gnm2.J5K5, whole genome shotgun sequence, a single window of DNA contains:
- the LOC112767469 gene encoding anthranilate N-methyltransferase: MAAASESDAKLLELLKLPQDEEEVDGFLFSQMAWSIVVPMALRTTIELGVFDIIAKEGKGAKLSAKDIVDHIGTNNPEAASMLDRLLRLLASHSLLSCSVVEDPESSNNLHHRLYSLSPVSKYFVGDADGVSLGPSLLLHLDQVFTQSWNELKGAILEGGIPFNRAHGMHVFEYAKIDGRFNEVFNKAMHNSSTLLMKRILDVYKGFDHINKLVDVGGGVGATIKLITSKHPHILGINFDLPHVIECASAYDDGVEHMGGDMFESVPNADAIFMKTILHDWGDEECLKILKNCLKAIPNDGKVIVVETMVSIFPEPTSFAENAFRNDVIMMTQMPGGIERTKQDFMDLANGSGFSGIRFVCCVSSFWVMEFYK; this comes from the exons ATGGCTGCTGCATCAGAATCCGATGCAAAACTACTTGAGCTCCTCAAGCTACCacaagatgaagaagaagtagaTGGCTTCTTGTTTTCTCAAATGGCATGGTCAATTGTGGTTCCAATGGCTTTGAGGACCACAATAGAGCTTGGTGTATTTGACATCATAGCAAAAGAAGGCAAAGGTGCAAAGCTCTCAGCAAAAGACATTGTTGATCACATTGGAACCAACAACCCTGAAGCAGCATCAATGTTGGATCGTCTTCTTAGGCTTCTTGCAAGTCACTCATTACTGTCTTGTTCTGTTGTTGAAGATCCAGAAAGCTCTAATAACTTGCATCACAGGCTGTATAGCCTCTCACCTGTTTCCAAATATTTTGTGGGTGATGCCGATGGTGTATCTTTGGGACCCTCGTTGTTGCTGCATCTAGATCAAGTCTTCACCCAAAGTTG GAATGAATTGAAAGGAGCGATCCTTGAAGGAGGTATACCATTCAATAGGGCTCATGGCATGCATGTTTTCGAGTATGCAAAAATTGATGGTAGGTTCAACGAGGTCTTCAACAAAGCAATGCACAACTCCTCCACTTTATTAATGAAGAGGATTCTTGATGTCTACAAAGGTTTCGACCACATCAATAAACTAGTGgatgttggtggtggtgttggggCAACTATCAAATTAATCACTTCCAAACACCCTCATATTCTTGGTATCAATTTTGATTTGCCTCATGTCATAGAATGTGCCTCAGCCTATGATGATG GTGTGGAGCACATGGGAGGAGATATGTTTGAGAGTGTTCCTAATGCAGATGCCATTTTCATGAAG ACAATACTTCATGATTGGGGAGATGAAGAATGCTTGAAGATATTGAAAAATTGCCTCAAGGCTATTCCGAATGATGGGAAGGTTATTGTGGTGGAAACAATGGTTTCCATTTTTCCTGAGCCAACATCTTTTGCCGAGAATGCTTTTAGAAATGATGTTATCATGATGACTCAAATGCCCGGAGGGATTGAGAGAACAAAACAAGATTTCATGGACTTAGCAAATGGATCTGGATTTAGTGGCATAAGATTTGTGTGTTGTGTCTCTAGCTTCTGGGTCATGGAGTTCTACAAGTAA